From one Lolium rigidum isolate FL_2022 chromosome 4, APGP_CSIRO_Lrig_0.1, whole genome shotgun sequence genomic stretch:
- the LOC124647615 gene encoding uncharacterized protein LOC124647615 has protein sequence MARGDDAAACRCSLSLLPPRFFLLVLVATLTVVLVAAPPSARAAWVEDYPSGVPCGVTIPVEQCDPGDAAANSACMDVCHYGGCRRGGRCVSLGFARGRGCHCKC, from the exons ATGGCTCGAGGAGACGATGCCGCCGCCTGCCGCTGCAGTCTCTCCCTGCTGCCTCcacgcttcttcctcctcgtcctcgtcgccacCCTCACCG TGGTTTTGGTGGCAGCGCCGCCGTCTGCGAGGGCGGCCTGGGTGGAGGATTACCCTTCGGGAGTGCCGTGCGGCGTGACGATTCCGGTAGAGCAGTGCGACCCGGGCGACGCGGCCGCCAACAGCGCCTGCATGGACGTGTGCCACTACGGCGGGTGCAGGCGCGGCGGCCGCTGCGTCTCCCTCGGCTTCGCCAGGGGCCGCGGCTGCCATTGCAAGTGCTAG